The Anolis carolinensis isolate JA03-04 chromosome 2, rAnoCar3.1.pri, whole genome shotgun sequence genome has a window encoding:
- the LOC107982384 gene encoding sterol O-acyltransferase 2, translating to MIFFSCPLSGKMHLPQFSTYLYFLFCPTLIYRENYPRTPRVRWRYVIKNFAKFLMSLFYGSMLFKCCSIPIFSNMNKQSLTFRSFVLIVFSATLFAFYWAILIWYTFFHCWLNAFAEMMRFADRTFYKDWWNATSTSAFLRSWNVVVHDWLYCYIYQDLLWVFKSKAQSVAVLFTFIVSGAFHEYIFMMSFGFFYPLLFIFWFIAISTGQYCLKGPIRAEIILTVNLLGF from the exons ATGATCTTTTTTTCCTGTCCCCTTTCAGGGAAGATGCATCTACCTCAATTCTCTACTTATCTGTATTTTCTCTTCTGCCCTACTTTGATTTACAGGGAGAACTATCCAAG GACACCCCGTGTTCGATGGAGGTATGTCATCAAGAACTTTGCTAAG TTCCTGATGAGTCTGTTTTATGGATCCATGCTCTTCAAGTGCTGCTCAATTCCTATCTTCAGCAACATGAATAAGCAGTCCCTCACCTTCCGAAGTTTTGTGCTGATTGTCTTCAGTGCAACATTGTTTG CATTTTATTGGGCAATTCTGATTTGGTATACCTTTTTCCACTGTTGGCTTAATGCCTTTGCTGAAATGATGCGCTTTGCTGACCGCACTTTCTACAAG GACTGGTGGAATGCCACATCTACCTCTGCATTCTTACGGAGCTGGAATGTAGTAGTACATGATTGGCTGTACTGTTATATCTATCAGGACCTTCTGTGG GTATTCAAATCAAAGGCCCAGTCTGTGGCTGTGTTGTTCACCTTCATTGTTTCAGGCGCTTTCCATGAATATATCTTCATGATGAGTTTTGGTTTCTTCTACCCACTTCTGTTCATATTCTGGTTTATTGCCATCTCAACAGGTCAGTACTGCCTTAAAGGACCCATTAGAGCAGAAATCATCTTGACAGTGAatttattgggtttttaa